The proteins below are encoded in one region of Candidatus Desulfatibia profunda:
- a CDS encoding four helix bundle protein, which translates to MPDESDSLRLIPPHGGYKDLQSYRMSEIVHDATVVFCNRFVSRFSRTHDQMVQAARSGKQNIAEGSMASGTSKKTELKLIGVARASLEELLLDYQDYLRQHNLSLWGKDHPKAKEVRGLCYRKDRSYLTYKPYIENSPPEIAANTMICVIHQANYLLDQQLRALEKEFLEEGGFTERLYRTRSQMRNRSKSK; encoded by the coding sequence ATGCCTGATGAATCAGACTCACTCAGACTCATTCCGCCCCACGGCGGATATAAAGACCTGCAATCCTACCGGATGTCGGAGATTGTCCATGATGCCACGGTGGTATTTTGTAATCGCTTCGTCAGCCGCTTCTCCCGCACACATGATCAGATGGTGCAGGCGGCGCGCAGCGGCAAACAAAACATTGCGGAAGGGAGCATGGCTTCGGGAACCTCCAAAAAAACCGAGCTTAAACTAATCGGCGTGGCGCGGGCAAGTTTGGAGGAACTGCTGCTGGATTATCAGGACTATCTGCGGCAGCACAATCTGTCCCTCTGGGGAAAAGATCACCCTAAAGCAAAGGAAGTTAGAGGGCTTTGCTATCGGAAGGATAGGTCCTATTTGACCTATAAACCCTATATTGAAAACAGTCCTCCGGAAATTGCGGCAAACACCATGATCTGTGTGATTCACCAGGCAAACTATTTGCTTGATCAGCAGCTCCGGGCCCTGGAAAAAGAGTTTCTGGAAGAAGGTGGCTTTACTGAAAGGCTTTATCGCACCCGCTCTCAAATGCGCAATCGGAGTAAAAGCAAATGA
- the cas4 gene encoding CRISPR-associated protein Cas4, whose translation MSYSEEDLIMISALAHFSYCERRCALIHIEQMWNENLFTAEGRIMHERVHEENRESRGNLRVECGVPLRSLRLGLIGKADIIEFHRLEDDTWQPFPVEYKRGKPKADDCDKVQLCAQALCLEEMLNTHISKGALFYGKTRRRLDISFDEKLRQKTEEASRNVRALIESGRTPSPVYTKKCESCSLVAECLPKTMGKKRSVKSYLTRILSES comes from the coding sequence ATGAGTTATTCCGAAGAAGATCTTATTATGATATCAGCGCTTGCTCATTTTTCTTATTGCGAACGCCGTTGTGCCCTTATCCATATCGAACAGATGTGGAACGAAAATTTATTCACTGCCGAAGGCAGAATCATGCATGAGCGGGTTCACGAGGAAAATAGGGAATCGCGCGGCAACCTGCGGGTTGAATGCGGAGTGCCGCTCCGATCCCTCCGGCTGGGATTAATCGGGAAGGCTGATATTATCGAGTTCCACCGCCTGGAGGATGACACATGGCAGCCTTTTCCGGTGGAGTACAAGCGGGGAAAACCGAAGGCGGACGATTGCGACAAGGTGCAGCTTTGCGCCCAGGCATTGTGTCTGGAAGAGATGTTGAACACCCATATTTCGAAAGGGGCGCTTTTTTACGGTAAAACACGGCGAAGGTTAGATATTTCCTTTGATGAGAAACTCCGGCAAAAGACCGAAGAGGCATCCCGCAATGTTCGTGCGCTCATTGAATCCGGCAGGACTCCTTCGCCGGTTTACACAAAGAAATGCGAAAGTTGTTCGCTGGTTGCCGAATGCCTGCCGAAAACAATGGGAAAAAAGCGTTCGGTTAAGAGCTACCTGACAAGAATTTTGAGTGAGTCATAA
- a CDS encoding Bro-N domain-containing protein, which translates to MANDKNNKNFVPETRIAVFKSRGIRKTLHNNEWWFLISDVVEILTDSTDPSGYIKDMRRRDNELSKGWGQIATPLLLETPGENQKINCANTEGIFRIIQSIPSPRAEPFKRWLARVGYERVQEIEDPEMATKRIRALYKAKGYSDAWIEKRMRGIAIHAELTEEWKNRDVKGEPEYAILAAEISKAAFGLTPSEYKELKGLERENLRDHMTDLELIFSMLGEAATTEITKTQDAQGVAENRTAARKGGRIAGEAREKLETETKRKVVTPENYLVEPESRKRLK; encoded by the coding sequence ATGGCAAATGATAAGAATAATAAAAACTTTGTTCCAGAGACCCGGATCGCGGTGTTCAAGAGCAGAGGAATCCGGAAAACGTTGCATAATAATGAATGGTGGTTCTTAATTTCTGATGTGGTTGAAATATTGACGGATTCCACAGACCCATCCGGCTACATTAAAGATATGCGCCGTCGTGACAATGAGTTATCCAAAGGGTGGGGGCAAATTGCCACCCCCCTTTTGTTAGAAACTCCTGGAGAAAACCAGAAGATCAATTGCGCCAACACGGAAGGCATTTTCCGTATCATCCAGTCCATTCCATCCCCAAGGGCCGAGCCTTTCAAACGCTGGCTGGCCAGAGTCGGCTATGAACGGGTTCAAGAGATCGAAGACCCGGAGATGGCAACGAAAAGAATACGCGCTCTCTATAAGGCGAAGGGCTATTCCGACGCCTGGATCGAAAAGCGGATGCGCGGCATCGCTATCCACGCCGAGTTGACCGAAGAATGGAAAAACAGGGACGTGAAGGGGGAACCAGAATACGCTATCCTGGCCGCCGAAATCTCAAAAGCCGCGTTCGGCCTGACCCCATCCGAATACAAAGAATTAAAGGGACTGGAGCGTGAAAACCTCCGAGATCACATGACCGATCTGGAGCTGATTTTTTCCATGCTCGGTGAGGCCGCCACAACGGAGATTACAAAAACGCAGGATGCACAGGGCGTTGCCGAAAACCGAACCGCCGCAAGGAAAGGAGGCCGTATCGCCGGCGAGGCCCGCGAGAAACTTGAGACCGAAACAAAAAGAAAAGTCGTAACTCCGGAAAACTACCTGGTCGAACCGGAGAGCAGGAAAAGGCTAAAGTGA